The following coding sequences lie in one Methanobacterium alcaliphilum genomic window:
- a CDS encoding transglutaminase-like domain-containing protein, with amino-acid sequence MNYNGSGIVKNSEINQELNSFSKSSTESVQIEAATTKYVKVYKKVWYKQRYKQSYKYWYKSKGKWKYRTKYKWAYKWKYKWVVTYKKVTNDSTTPSIVNNTNATNTTKSNNTIVNNSSNSNISALNSYLKATTNCQVNNSVISSRAVSITSNKNNTYDKAVAIFNWVRDNIGYSFYYNTKYGALGTLNKKTGNCVDTSHILIGLLRTSGIPARYVHGTCKFSSGSTYGHVWAEVYVNGTWYKADASSSRNSFNVIKNWDTSTVIIKNRYASLPF; translated from the coding sequence ATGAATTACAATGGATCAGGTATTGTTAAAAATAGTGAAATAAATCAGGAACTTAACAGCTTTTCTAAATCAAGCACAGAGTCTGTGCAAATAGAAGCTGCCACTACCAAGTATGTTAAAGTATACAAAAAAGTATGGTATAAACAAAGATATAAACAATCATATAAATACTGGTATAAATCAAAAGGTAAGTGGAAATACAGAACAAAGTACAAATGGGCTTATAAATGGAAATATAAGTGGGTTGTGACTTATAAAAAAGTGACAAACGATTCTACTACCCCCAGTATAGTTAATAATACTAATGCTACTAATACTACTAAATCTAATAATACAATCGTGAATAACTCAAGTAACAGTAACATCAGTGCTTTAAACAGCTATTTAAAGGCTACAACTAATTGTCAAGTAAACAATAGCGTAATAAGTTCAAGGGCTGTTTCAATCACCAGCAATAAAAATAACACCTACGACAAGGCAGTAGCTATTTTTAACTGGGTACGGGATAACATAGGTTATTCTTTTTATTACAACACCAAATATGGTGCTCTTGGAACCTTAAATAAAAAGACAGGAAACTGTGTTGATACCAGTCACATTTTAATCGGCCTTTTAAGGACAAGTGGAATACCTGCAAGATATGTTCATGGAACCTGCAAGTTTTCAAGTGGAAGCACCTATGGACACGTTTGGGCAGAGGTTTATGTAAACGGCACCTGGTATAAAGCAGATGCAAGTAGTTCAAGAAATTCCTTTAATGTAATAAAAAATTGGGATACTTCCACTGTTATAATAAAGAATAGATACGCATCTTTACCATTTTAG
- a CDS encoding DUF362 domain-containing protein, with protein sequence MAVVSVKKTCPEMVVADYHEILKSAGYKNQISPKNKTILKLNLSWTLFFPACSTPPWQLDGVLKTLKDANYQDILAVENKKGINHPWKGAYLNKWLPILEKHGTLFEPLESVKWVEYQPKSEMMVLDKVMVPEIFLDSNVIHFPTMKTHGHTTITGAMRNVWGGIIASQDMDSPEKIHEVLVDLLAIQQELHSGVMAVMDGGVCGNGSGPRAMVPSIGNIIMASSDQVAIDAVAAKIMGFDPLSIDYIKMAHDNGLGIGDVDEIEIVGMDKSELNELNFNFKATLSPVISWDQRIRKQTSTVKWLNNFLFNSSIYKALKFASDFYYDHLWYPFLGTERLKMFHKTKWGELFRKYEYGSFSQFKEVEDWDPY encoded by the coding sequence ATGGCTGTTGTATCAGTTAAAAAAACGTGTCCTGAAATGGTGGTAGCGGACTATCATGAAATTTTGAAAAGCGCAGGTTATAAGAATCAGATTTCTCCCAAGAATAAAACTATTTTAAAGCTAAATCTTTCATGGACATTGTTTTTCCCGGCCTGTTCTACACCACCATGGCAATTAGATGGAGTTTTAAAAACCCTAAAAGACGCGAATTATCAAGATATTCTAGCAGTAGAAAATAAAAAAGGAATAAACCATCCCTGGAAAGGAGCATATCTTAATAAATGGCTCCCTATATTAGAAAAGCATGGTACTTTATTTGAACCACTTGAGAGTGTAAAATGGGTTGAATATCAGCCCAAATCTGAAATGATGGTTCTGGATAAAGTCATGGTCCCTGAAATCTTTTTGGATAGTAATGTGATTCATTTTCCTACCATGAAGACCCACGGTCACACTACCATTACCGGGGCCATGAGAAATGTGTGGGGAGGGATAATTGCATCTCAAGATATGGATTCTCCTGAAAAAATACATGAAGTTTTGGTAGACCTTTTAGCTATTCAACAGGAGCTTCACTCAGGGGTCATGGCTGTCATGGATGGTGGTGTTTGTGGCAACGGTTCTGGTCCCAGAGCAATGGTTCCCAGTATTGGAAATATAATTATGGCCAGTAGTGACCAGGTAGCTATTGATGCAGTAGCTGCAAAAATCATGGGCTTCGACCCACTTTCTATAGACTATATTAAAATGGCCCATGATAATGGATTAGGAATAGGGGATGTAGATGAGATAGAAATTGTGGGGATGGATAAATCAGAGTTAAATGAATTGAACTTTAATTTTAAGGCAACCCTGAGCCCAGTAATTAGCTGGGATCAGAGGATCCGTAAGCAAACATCCACTGTAAAGTGGCTTAATAATTTCTTATTTAATTCATCAATTTATAAAGCACTTAAATTTGCATCAGATTTTTACTACGATCATTTATGGTATCCTTTTTTAGGAACCGAAAGATTAAAAATGTTTCATAAGACCAAATGGGGAGAACTATTCCGCAAATATGAATACGGTAGTTTTTCTCAGTTCAAGGAAGTTGAGGATTGGGATCCTTATTAA